A single Nitrosomonas sp. DNA region contains:
- a CDS encoding antitoxin MazE family protein — MGNHARNARVQKHRDALRMAGLRPVQIWVPDTRHPGFAEECRRQSILVAQADSADMPMQQFMDDALADVEGWTE; from the coding sequence ATGGGGAACCACGCACGTAATGCACGAGTTCAAAAGCACCGCGACGCGCTGCGCATGGCAGGACTACGTCCGGTGCAGATCTGGGTTCCGGACACACGCCACCCAGGCTTCGCGGAGGAGTGCCGCCGCCAATCCATTCTGGTGGCTCAGGCAGACAGCGCCGATATGCCCATGCAGCAGTTCATGGATGATGCCTTGGCAGACGTAGAGGGCTGGACAGAATGA
- a CDS encoding type II toxin-antitoxin system PemK/MazF family toxin, whose protein sequence is MMRGDLVTIAIQGNFGKPRPALVIQANQFSEHVSATVLLITSTLVAAPLLRVTVQPSAENGLQKPSQVMVDKAMTVKRDKVGPAFGHIDADVLVEVERCLAVFLGIAK, encoded by the coding sequence ATGATGCGCGGCGACCTGGTGACTATTGCCATACAAGGAAACTTTGGCAAGCCACGGCCCGCGTTGGTAATTCAAGCCAATCAGTTCAGCGAGCATGTAAGTGCAACGGTTCTACTCATTACCAGCACGCTTGTTGCTGCGCCATTGCTGCGCGTTACTGTTCAGCCGAGCGCGGAGAACGGCTTGCAGAAGCCTTCACAGGTAATGGTGGACAAGGCCATGACGGTTAAGCGCGACAAGGTAGGACCAGCCTTTGGACACATTGATGCGGATGTATTAGTGGAGGTTGAGCGTTGCTTGGCCGTTTTCCTGGGCATCGCCAAGTGA